One genomic region from Homalodisca vitripennis isolate AUS2020 chromosome 6, UT_GWSS_2.1, whole genome shotgun sequence encodes:
- the LOC124365274 gene encoding uncharacterized protein LOC124365274 yields the protein MPLPPSPSPPRAAARRLPLQTMPLPRPRRLPRISIAPAQAPSTSRSSGGSNVATVAPAPSTSRSSAGPNVDSTQPSTSTGRTGACRRPPTAASGVDVARQRLRELVLDHFLQVFVSPAHAPVACTVGALVAMSTLRAELRDMLWLVDHLLDETPRDQSLVIAYALWREVRSSLEGLLIGIGESMESAASRDPYDIDPEEPEPSPPARHVRCCVCMDRLPTVGLRPCGHTLCPQCAHRLLRCPICRVIIHGRMPLFFS from the exons ATGCCTCTACCACCGTCTCCATCACCGCCCCGGGCCGCAGCCCGCAGGCTCCCTCTCCAGACGATGCCGCTTCCTCGGCCGCGGCGACTTCCGAGGATAAGTATCGCCCCGGCCCAGGCCccctcgacgtcccggtcctctgGTGGGTCCAACGTAGCGACCGTCGCCCCGGCCccctcgacgtcccggtcctctgCTGGGCCCAATGTCGACTCGACCCAACCCTCTACCTCAACGGGTCGAACCGGCGCTTGTAGAAGG CCTCCTACAGCTGCATCAGGAGTAGATGTGGCACGGCAGAGGTTACGGGAACTGGTGCTGGACCATTTCCTTCAAGTATTTGTTTCGCCGGCGCACGCTCCCGTGGCGTGCACTGTGGGGGCGTTGGTTGCGATGTCCACCCTGAGGGCCGAGCTCAGGGATATGCTCTGGCTCGTCGACCATCTTCTCGACGAGACGCCCCGTGACCAGAGCCTCGTGATAGCGTACGCGCTTTGGAGGGAAGTGCGCTCGTCGTTGGAGGGTCTGCTCATCGGCATCGGCGAGAGCATGGAGTCGGCGGCCTCGAGGGATCCCTACGACATCGACCCTGAGGAACCGGAACCGTCGCCCCCGGCTAGGCACGTTCGCTGCTGTGTCTGTATGGACAGATTGCCGACGGTAGGGTTGAGGCCTTGTGGACACACTCTGTGCCCACAATGTGCCCATAGGCTCTTACGTTGTCCAATCTGTCGGGTGATCATCCACGGGAGGAtgccattgtttttttcttaa